One Ranitomeya imitator isolate aRanImi1 chromosome 1, aRanImi1.pri, whole genome shotgun sequence DNA window includes the following coding sequences:
- the LOC138640779 gene encoding olfactory receptor 5V1-like: protein MENTNQTLPSWFILLGLSSVLHLQVIGFIVFMVMYLITLGGNCLILFTVRISPTLHTPMYFFLSNLSFIDICFSSTIVPIILINTVSTDKSISVGGCVFQMFFSLTLGAAECILLAVMAYDRFAAICRPLHYSSIMNMSFCIILALIPWTIGVIDACIQVALTWRLPFCRTHDLNHFFCEVPPFLRLSCQDTWLNEITIYVAAGIIVLCSFLLTLISYVYIISTILKIRSSKGRQAVFSTCASHLTVVMLYYGTITFMYIQPQSSHSPETDRVISVLYTVVTPMLNPIIYSIRNKDVKNSIIKNIKNQAKLSKNILA from the coding sequence ATGGAGAATACCAACCAAACTCTTCCCAGTTGGTTCATCCTGCTTGGGCTATCTTCTGTCCTACACCTCCAAGTTATAGGGTTCATCGTATTCATGGTGATGTATCTCATTACATTGGGAGGAAATTGTCTCATTCTCTTTACAGTGAGGATCAGTCCTACATTACACACCCCGATGTACTTCTTCCTAAGTAATCTCTCTTTCATTGACATCTGTTTCTCCTCAACCATAGTTCCCATAATCCTCATAAATACTGTATCCACTGACAAGAGTATTTCTGTAGGGGGCTGTGTCTTCCAGATGTTCTTCTCATTAACACTTGGGGCAGCGGAGTGCATCCTACTTGCCGTTATGGCTTATGATAGGTTTGCAGCCATTTGTAGACCTCTGCACTACAGTAGTATTATGAACATGAGCTTTTGCATTATCTTAGCCCTAATACCGTGGACCATTGGTGTCATAGATGCCTGTATACAAGTGGCCCTCACCTGGAGACTTCCCTTCTGTAGGACCCATGATCTTAATCATTTCTTTTGTGAAGTACCTCCCTTCTTAAGACTTTCCTGCCAAGATACTTGGCTTAATGAGATAACAATTTATGTTGCAGCCGGGATCATTGTTTTATGTTCTTTTCTCTTAACCTTGATTTCCTATGTTTACATCATCTCCACCATTTTGAAGATTCGCTCCTCAAAAGGAAGACAGGCAGTTTTCTCTACCTGCGCCTCCCACCTCACTGTTGTCATGCTCTATTATGGAACCATTACGTTCATGTATATTCAGCCTCAATCATCTCACTCTCCGGAGACAGACAGGGTTATATCTGTTCTCTATACAGTGGTCACTCCAATGTTGAATCCCATTATCTACAGCATCAGAAATAAAGATGTTAAAAACTCtataataaaaaatatcaaaaaccaAGCCAAACTGTCCAAGAACATTCTGGCGTGA